The Rhizobium leguminosarum genome includes a region encoding these proteins:
- the rpsL gene encoding 30S ribosomal protein S12, protein MPTVNQLIRKPRQANVKRNKVPALQENPQKRGVCTRVYTTTPKKPNSALRKVAKIRLTNGFEVIGYIPGEGHNLQEHSVVMIRGGRVKDLPGVRYHIIRGVLDTQGVKNRKQRRSKYGAKRPK, encoded by the coding sequence ATGCCTACCGTAAACCAGCTGATCCGCAAGCCTCGCCAGGCGAACGTAAAGCGTAACAAGGTTCCCGCACTCCAGGAGAACCCGCAGAAGCGCGGCGTTTGCACGCGCGTCTACACGACGACGCCGAAGAAGCCGAACTCGGCTCTGCGTAAGGTCGCAAAGATCCGCCTGACCAACGGCTTCGAAGTCATTGGTTACATCCCCGGCGAAGGTCACAACCTTCAGGAACACTCTGTCGTCATGATCCGTGGCGGCCGCGTCAAGGACCTTCCGGGTGTCCGTTATCACATCATCCGCGGCGTTCTCGATACTCAGGGTGTCAAGAACCGCAAGCAGCGCCGCTCCAAGTACGGCGCGAAGCGTCCGAAGTAA
- the rpsG gene encoding 30S ribosomal protein S7 — translation MSRRHKAEKREINPDPKFGDLVVTKFMNAIMLDGKKSVAENIVYGAFDVVQGKAKQEPLTVFHSALENIAPHVEVRSRRVGGATYQVPVDVRPERRQALAIRWLIAAARKRNETTMVDRLSGELLDASNNRGSAVKKREDTHKMADANRAFSHYRW, via the coding sequence ATGTCCAGACGTCATAAAGCAGAAAAGCGCGAGATCAATCCGGACCCGAAGTTCGGCGATCTCGTCGTCACCAAGTTCATGAATGCCATCATGCTCGACGGCAAGAAGTCCGTTGCTGAAAACATCGTCTACGGTGCGTTCGACGTTGTCCAGGGCAAGGCCAAGCAGGAGCCGCTCACGGTTTTCCATTCTGCGCTTGAGAACATTGCTCCGCACGTTGAAGTTCGCTCGCGTCGTGTCGGTGGTGCGACCTATCAGGTCCCCGTCGATGTTCGTCCGGAGCGCCGCCAGGCTCTTGCTATTCGCTGGCTGATCGCTGCTGCCCGCAAGCGCAATGAAACGACTATGGTTGACCGCCTTTCTGGCGAACTGCTCGATGCGTCCAACAACCGCGGCTCCGCCGTCAAGAAGCGCGAAGACACGCACAAGATGGCTGACGCCAACCGCGCGTTCTCGCACTATCGCTGGTAA